Sequence from the Raphanus sativus cultivar WK10039 unplaced genomic scaffold, ASM80110v3 Scaffold1094, whole genome shotgun sequence genome:
CTgtagaaaaaatgatttgaaaaatACAGAACATCTGGTTGGATGGTTTATATAGTATTATTGCATCACATAGGTAAAGAGATTGCGGACCACCTGGGCTTTTATAAAATCGAACCAATTCAGGGTAGATAATTTTTGTTAACAGTTAAAACAAGCCTCGTTTTTGACATCATCTGGCTGCAACGCTGTTCTCATCATGGCTATTGTCTGATTTGCTATTCTTGATAAGATTGCATGATTTTTACCACCATATATTTTCTTCTCTCTGCCGTCTCTCGTCTTTCTTTATGGAGTTATGCCTCCTAATAGAAAGTAAAAATGCAGGGGGATATGCTGCCAGTTTTTCAGTCCCTTAAGGCGCTTAAAGCAAGTTTTTCCGATGGTGGTAATGATAAAAACTCACTAGGTGCGAGGAGGAGATGGAGCTTGCCAGAAGACCATTCGGATTCCAGAGGAGATGACCGCAACTTTATTGATGGATTCCAGTCGAAGGAAGGATTTGAGATTGATACGTCAGATGCTAAAATTTCAGAATTACTGAAATCTGACAGTTTACGAGTAAAGTATTCTAACTTATTTTTAGTAGACTGTGTACAACCGTTTAGCTTTTATCCCTTTATCCCTTTGTTTGTAGAATGCTCCTACTCGGACGCTGTTTGACATGCTGGATAAACTTCTAGATGAGAGCGTGAAGAAGATGAATGGACATGTGTCTCATGTAAGACAAAGATTTAGCTACTGATGCCTTCCTTCTCTTGATAACTTTAATCTGGTTTGCCTAAAATTTGAATCCTTAGTTCATGGAACATTTCTTCTTATGATCCACATGTTTCTCCCTTTTGCGGTTTGTTGTTCAGGCAATGGCATCACTCTTGAGCGCACTTGTGCAAGTGATAGAACAGAGAATCTCAAATCAAGCTGATAACCTGAAAAACGTAAGAGTACATaatactctttttttctttgtatgcACGTGTTAATATAATCCTTCTGACCAAGTAATGAAACATGTTTATGATATGTGCAGCAAAATATACTCTTCAGGGTACGTGAAGATAAATACAGGTCAAGAATAAAGGTCTTAGAAACCTTGGCAGCTGGGGCAACTCAGGAAAACGAGGTACTGTTGTCTCTGATTTCAGTTTATTTCTATTTCGCTTATTGATTGGTCTTTCTGTTATTTTCTTCGTTGTAGATTGTTTCGAATTGTATGGAGCGTACAAAGGTATGTTATTGATTCAATATGTATCGTCTCCTTAATACATACTTAACCTGCATAGTACTTGTGAAAATTGACGTTTAAGCCAATCCTCTAGATGTTGAAATTATATCATAAGTCGTTGTGTATGCCCCTCTTACTTAAATACGTGACTCATGCATCGATTTTCATTCCGCTTGTGTTgtgtattaaattattttagctCAGAGTTTTCCCAATAATGGGTTTGTTGTGCTCTTTAGCTTGAAAAAAGCAGAatagaagaaagagaaaagtCAGAAGAAAAAGATGTGGTGcgtttgaaaaaggaaaaagagcGCAGTGATGCTGAGATTCGTAAGCTGAAGCAAGAACTCAAGGTGGTGAAAGAGGCGCATGCAAACCAGTGCTTGGAGTTAGAAGCAAAAGCACAAAACAGTACAGTTGAGTTGGAGAGTAAATTAAAGGATGCAGAGTTACAAGTTGCCGAATCAACTAGGAAGGTCAAAGAACTCGAGAAGTTGTACCTATCTAAATCTCAAAAATGGGAGAACAGAGAGTCCACCTACCAAAGCTTCATAGACAACCAGTTTGGTGCTCTGCAGGTTTGgctttaaaatatagtattctAAACAATAAATACCCTGGTAGTTCTTTTAAATGACATAGTTTTTGTGAATCATGAAGGCTTTGAATGCTACTTCAGTGTCTATAAAGCAAGAAGTCTTAAGGACACAAAAGAAATACTTTGAGGACCTAAATTACTATGGTAAGTATCATTTATGTCACCAATTTTGTATGGCTGTTTGGTCAGTTTTTCTAGTCTGAAATACATGGCttcatatttgtaatatttttccaaggtttaAAGCTCAAAGGAGTGGCTGATGCAGCAAAAAATTACCATGTGGTCCTTGAAGAAAACCGAAGACTGTACAATGAAGTGCAGGAATTGAAAGGTAAAACACTTTGGGTTAGTGTACTTTGGGTTTGCACTCGACCATTAAAGATATGACTCTGTTCTTCTCTTGCATTTATTTTCCAGGAAATATCAGAGTCTATTGCCGGATAAGACCATTCCTTCCGGGGCAAAACAGTGGACAGACTTCTATAGAGTACATTGGTGAGAACGGTGAATTGGTGGTTGCAAATCCGTTTAAGCAAGGGAAAGATACCCATCGGTTGTTTAAGTTCAATAAAGTTTTCGGTCAAGCAGCAACTCAAGGTCTAAACCTCCTTCCTCTTATGTATATAGATTAGCTTGTTAAGGactttatgtaatattaatttctcctaattctgttttttttttaatgcagaGGAGGTTTTCCTAGATACTCGACCATTAATTCGATCAATTCTTGATGGTTATAATGTGTGTATATTTGCGTATGGTCAGACGGGATCTGGAAAAACTTATACAATGGTAAACGCCATGCTTGACTTTGCTCCTTTTATGTTTCAGCCAAACATTATTACTCTCTAACGCACATATTTCCATTTTGCTAACACAGAGTGGGCCAAGCATCACTTCAAAAGAACACTGGGGTGTCAATTACAGAGCTCTGAATGACTTGTTTCACTTAACTCAGCTTAGACAAAACACTGTTGTGTATGAAGTAGGTGTTCAAATGGTTGAGATATACAATGAGCAAGTTCGTGACATACTTTCTGATGGTGGTTCTAATCGAAGATATCCTTCTCTAAGCTAATATTGTTGCTAAATTTTACTTGGAATATGTACATTCACATATGCTTACATATTTATCTATATGTTTGCATATGCTGCTTCCATAGAAAATTTCCTTAACTTGCGTACATTAGGGGTTTGGAATACTGCCTTACCAAATGGGTTAGCTGTCCCAGATGCAAGCATGCATTCTGTGAGATCAACTGAAGATGTGCTTGAGCTGATGAATATTGGGCTCATGAACAGAACCGTTGGTGCCACAGCTCTCAATGAAAGGAGTAGTAGATCACACtggtttgtaaatttttttatcttctgaCATTATCTAAGCCTCGCTTCCTCAGGATTATAGAAATGACATTGTTGCCTATTGTATACAGCGTTCTTTCTGTTCATGTACGTGGTGTCGACGTGGAAACCGATTCTGTTTTGCGTGGTAGTTTGCACTTGGTCGATCTTGCTGGAAGTGAGAGGGTCGATCGCTCGGAGGTAACTGGAGAGAGGCTCAAGGAGGCTCAGCATATAAATAAATCACTGTCAGCCCTTGGAGATGTCATATTTGCTCTAGCGCATAAGAACCCCCATGTGCCGTATAGAAACAGCAAATTGACGCAAGTCCTTCAAAGTTCTTTGGGTACTTTCTTAACCCTCTTTGAAGaaaaagatttaagatttgGGCTACACGTATTGCATGATATACCCGTTGGCTTTATGTTGATGGTTCCTTAACCCTTTGTCTtgacttttttgttttgtcttgtaGGAGGACAGGCTAAGACTCTTATGTTTGTTCAAGTCAATCCTGATGGAGATTCTTATGCTGAGACGGTTAGCACTCTGAAGTTCGCTGAAAGAGTTTCTGGTGTGGAATTAGGTGCAGCTAAAAGTAATAAAGAGGGACGAGATGTTAGACACCTCATGGAACAGGTGCTTATTTTCTTTCTATCTCTCTCAAAATTTAATCTTGCCCATTGGAAGTAAATAGAGAACAAAGTTATACTTATCTTGATACCATTTGATGTAACAGGTATCAAGCTTGAAGGATGTTATTGCCAAGAAAGATGAAGAGCTTCAAAATGTTCAGAAGCAAAAAAGTAACAGTACAACCGTGCCGAAACGTGGTTTAAGCAATCTAAGATTGTTGGGACCTTCATCACCTAGAAGACACTCTATAGGACCTTCACCAAATGCTCGACGAGGAAAGGCACCTGGTTCTTTTGGGAGAGCAGCCTCAGATTTTGACAACTGCTCAGAATACAGTAGCAAGCATTCTGATTCCGGTTCACCGCGTTCATCGGACGAACTTAAAC
This genomic interval carries:
- the LOC108835310 gene encoding kinesin-like protein KIN-14J isoform X1; the protein is MNINLEQDANMSGVYAPSDVTSFLSFDGSESRSSLDGSKKGHQNLVEWLNQTLPYLNLPSEASEDEVRACLRDGTVLCNLLNQLSPGSMRMGGSFEPAYVRVERFLTAMDEMALPRFEVSDIEQGDMLPVFQSLKALKASFSDGGNDKNSLGARRRWSLPEDHSDSRGDDRNFIDGFQSKEGFEIDTSDAKISELLKSDSLRNAPTRTLFDMLDKLLDESVKKMNGHVSHAMASLLSALVQVIEQRISNQADNLKNQNILFRVREDKYRSRIKVLETLAAGATQENEIVSNCMERTKLEKSRIEEREKSEEKDVVRLKKEKERSDAEIRKLKQELKVVKEAHANQCLELEAKAQNSTVELESKLKDAELQVAESTRKVKELEKLYLSKSQKWENRESTYQSFIDNQFGALQALNATSVSIKQEVLRTQKKYFEDLNYYGLKLKGVADAAKNYHVVLEENRRLYNEVQELKGNIRVYCRIRPFLPGQNSGQTSIEYIGENGELVVANPFKQGKDTHRLFKFNKVFGQAATQEEVFLDTRPLIRSILDGYNVCIFAYGQTGSGKTYTMSGPSITSKEHWGVNYRALNDLFHLTQLRQNTVVYEVGVQMVEIYNEQVRDILSDGGSNRRLGVWNTALPNGLAVPDASMHSVRSTEDVLELMNIGLMNRTVGATALNERSSRSHCVLSVHVRGVDVETDSVLRGSLHLVDLAGSERVDRSEVTGERLKEAQHINKSLSALGDVIFALAHKNPHVPYRNSKLTQVLQSSLGGQAKTLMFVQVNPDGDSYAETVSTLKFAERVSGVELGAAKSNKEGRDVRHLMEQVSSLKDVIAKKDEELQNVQKQKSNSTTVPKRGLSNLRLLGPSSPRRHSIGPSPNARRGKAPGSFGRAASDFDNCSEYSSKHSDSGSPRSSDELKHRKDLHQLSKFAGGSKEIDIEDDIELIGLGDADSEDRLSDISDSCLSMGTETDGSICSAVELTLFPETVKPLEITEEPEPHLVPEKLEKSAKMVKTVPKDNRTSIPSKIPKQILKPPGQTTRPSRLSIATSSSSKTLTSAKRPTISTSTSMKPLNRRR
- the LOC108835310 gene encoding kinesin-like protein KIN-14J isoform X2, whose amino-acid sequence is MNINLEQDANMSGVYAPSDVTSFLSFDGSESRSSLDGSKKGHQNLVEWLNQTLPYLNLPSEASEDEVRACLRDGTVLCNLLNQLSPGSMRMGGSFEPAYVRVERFLTAMDEMALPRFEVSDIEQGDMLPVFQSLKALKASFSDGGNDKNSLGARRRWSLPEDHSDSRGDDRNFIDGFQSKEGFEIDTSDAKISELLKSDSLRNAPTRTLFDMLDKLLDESVKKMNGHVSHAMASLLSALVQVIEQRISNQADNLKNQNILFRVREDKYRSRIKVLETLAAGATQENEIVSNCMERTKLEKSRIEEREKSEEKDVVRLKKEKERSDAEIRKLKQELKVVKEAHANQCLELEAKAQNSTVELESKLKDAELQVAESTRKVKELEKLYLSKSQKWENRESTYQSFIDNQFGALQALNATSVSIKQEVLRTQKKYFEDLNYYGLKLKGVADAAKNYHVVLEENRRLYNEVQELKGNIRVYCRIRPFLPGQNSGQTSIEYIGENGELVVANPFKQGKDTHRLFKFNKVFGQAATQEEVFLDTRPLIRSILDGYNVCIFAYGQTGSGKTYTMSGPSITSKEHWGVNYRALNDLFHLTQLRQNTVVYEVGVQMVEIYNEQVRDILSDGGSNRRLGVWNTALPNGLAVPDASMHSVRSTEDVLELMNIGLMNRTVGATALNERSSRSHCVLSVHVRGVDVETDSVLRGSLHLVDLAGSERVDRSEVTGERLKEAQHINKSLSALGDVIFALAHKNPHVPYRNSKLTQVLQSSLGGQAKTLMFVQVNPDGDSYAETVSTLKFAERVSGVELGAAKSNKEGRDVRHLMEQVSSLKDVIAKKDEELQNVQKQKSNSTTVPKRGLSNLRLLGPSSPRRHSIGPSPNARRGKAPGSFGRAASDFDNCSEYSSKHSDSGSPRSSDELKHRKDLHQLSKFAGGSKEIDIEDDIELIGLGDADSEDRLSDISDSCLSMGTETDGSICSAVELTLFPETVKPLEITEEPEPHLVPEKLEKSAKMVKTVPKDKTSIPSKIPKQILKPPGQTTRPSRLSIATSSSSKTLTSAKRPTISTSTSMKPLNRRR